In Cucurbita pepo subsp. pepo cultivar mu-cu-16 unplaced genomic scaffold, ASM280686v2 Cp4.1_scaffold001852, whole genome shotgun sequence, a genomic segment contains:
- the LOC111786518 gene encoding bidirectional sugar transporter SWEET17-like codes for MAELSFFVGVIGNVISVLMFLSPVGTFWRIIKKKSTEEFESFPYVCTWLNSSLWTYYGVIKPGAYLVATVNSFGVVVQSFFLGVFLIYAPSAMKAKTGIMVGILDIGFFATAIVVSQLVLDGETRIGALGFVCAGLNIIMYGSPLSVMKTVIKNRS; via the exons ATGGCGGAACTCAGCTTCTTCGTCGGCGTAATAG GCAACGTCATCTCCGTTCTTATGTTCCTTTCTCCGGT CGGAACATTCTGGCGGATTATAAAGAAGAAATCGACGGAGGAGTTCGAGAGCTTTCCGTACGTTTGCACTTGGCTGAACTCTTCTCTCTGGACTTACTACGGTGTTATCAAGCCTGGAGCCTACCTCGTCGCCACCGTAAATTCCTTTGGCGTTGTTGTACAGTCTTTCTTCCTCGGCGTTTTCCTCATCTACgcaccgtcggctatgaag GCGAAGACTGGAATTATGGTAGGGATTCTGGATATCGGCTTCTTTGCGACTGCGATTGTGGTGAGTCAATTAGTGTTGGACGGTGAAACGCGTATTGGAGCCCTAGGGTTTGTTTGTGCAGGCCTTAACATCATTATGTACGGCTCGCCGCTCTCTGTCATG